Proteins co-encoded in one Zootoca vivipara chromosome 3, rZooViv1.1, whole genome shotgun sequence genomic window:
- the LOC118082571 gene encoding N(4)-(Beta-N-acetylglucosaminyl)-L-asparaginase — MTDRLPAAQSEPPKDLEAPAPRSGVVMAAAAGTWAFSRPAVERMRQLLLEGGLATGCLQEAMADIENDEKTGHFVIGRGGYPNKQGIIQCDAAIMEGQPGRFGAVAALHGIGTPLAVARKVMEETPHSFLVGDGAVAFAKDQGFTVEDNQSMMSKQSTEAYQEYLEKGKSLKKHDTLGLIALDTFGNITVGVSTSGAPFKYPGRVGDSPMPGCGLYADKEVGAAVATGDGDKIMCFCPCFHAALLMKQGLSPMDACQTVVQDILQRTGKENMFELGLIAMNMKGEVGAASSMPFPYCVWSQGKDSVEELMQQC; from the exons ATGACTGACAGGCTGCCGGCCGCCCAATCAGAGCCTCCCAAAGACCTCGAAGCCCCCGCCCCGCGTTCGGGCGTCGTCATGGCAGCTGCCGCGGGAACCTGGGCCTTTTCGCGACCTGCCGTGGAGAGGATGAGGCAGCTGCTGCTCGAGGGGGGCTTAGCGACCGGCTGCCTCCAGGAGGCCATGGCAG ataTTGAGAATGATGAGAAAACAGGACATTTTGTAATAGGACGGGGAGGCTACCCAAATAAACAGGGCATAATCCAATGTGATGCAGCAATAATGGAAGGACAACCTGGGCGTTTTGGAGCTGTGGCAGCCTTGCATGG AATTGGAACTCCTCTCGCTGTAGCACGTAAGGTCATGGAAGAAACTCCACACAGTTTTCTGGTTGGGGATGGTGCTGTGGCTTTTGCAAAAGACCAAGGCTTCACTGTGGAAGATAACCAAAGTATGATGAGTAAGCAGAGTACAGAAGCTTATCAG GAATATTTAGAAAAGGGAAAGAGCTTGAAGAAACATGATACATTGG GTTTGATTGCCTTGGATACCTTTGGAAATATAACAGTTG gggtttctACTTCTGGAGCACCTTTTAAATATCCAGGAAGAGTGGGAGATTCTCCAATGCCGGGATGTGGGCTGTATGCTGATAAAGAG gtaGGAGCTGCAGTAG CTACTGGTGATGGAGACAAGATTATGTGTTTCTGTCCTTGTTTTCATGCAGCCCTGTTAATGAAACAG GGCTTGTCTCCTATGGATGCATGCCAGACTGTTGTCCAGGATATCCTCCAACGaacaggaaaggaaaatatgtttGAACTTGGATTAATTGCAATGAATATGAAG GGAGAAGTTGGAGCTGCTTCGTCAATGCCATTCCCATACTGCGTCTGGTCACAGGGAAAGGACTCTGTAGAAGAATTGATGCAACAATGCTAA